One Mycobacterium sp. SMC-4 DNA window includes the following coding sequences:
- a CDS encoding acyl dehydratase, with product MTLTPGVAAAHQAILGDRLRLPLDAELTAAVTGATAPLAHPGLVCDVAIGQSTLVTQRVKANLFYRGLRFHRFPVLGDTLFTRTEVVGLKQNAAKPGRAPTGLAALRMTTIDGLGRLVLDFYRCAMLPLRSADLDTGHRDDLSRIGTDLGPDPDPTADWNSDAYRARVAGPHFDPALLGAVGHSTADVVTSAPELARLSLNIAATHHDSRVAGQRLVYGGHTIGLALAQASRLLPNLVTVLGWESCEHTGPVHEGDTLYSELTIDGAEPLAQSRGGVLRLRSVVHAAGRDPADGADRAVLDWRFTALMF from the coding sequence ATGACGCTCACCCCGGGGGTCGCCGCAGCCCATCAGGCGATCCTCGGCGACCGGCTGCGTCTGCCGCTGGACGCCGAACTGACCGCAGCGGTCACCGGGGCCACCGCACCGCTGGCCCACCCGGGCCTGGTCTGCGACGTCGCGATCGGGCAGTCGACACTGGTGACCCAGCGGGTCAAAGCCAACCTCTTCTACCGGGGATTGCGGTTCCACCGCTTCCCGGTCCTCGGTGACACCCTGTTCACCCGTACCGAAGTCGTGGGTTTGAAGCAGAACGCGGCCAAACCGGGCAGAGCTCCCACCGGTTTGGCCGCGTTGCGGATGACGACGATCGACGGCCTGGGCCGGCTGGTCCTCGACTTCTACCGGTGCGCGATGCTGCCGCTGCGTTCTGCCGACCTCGACACCGGTCACCGCGATGACCTGTCCAGGATCGGCACCGACCTCGGCCCCGACCCGGACCCGACCGCCGACTGGAACTCCGATGCCTACCGGGCGCGGGTGGCCGGCCCGCATTTCGATCCGGCCCTGCTCGGTGCAGTGGGCCACAGCACCGCCGATGTGGTCACCAGTGCACCGGAGCTGGCCAGGTTGTCGCTGAACATTGCTGCCACCCATCATGATTCGCGGGTCGCCGGGCAGCGGCTGGTGTACGGCGGGCACACCATCGGTCTGGCGCTGGCACAAGCCAGCCGGCTACTGCCGAACCTGGTCACGGTGCTGGGGTGGGAGTCGTGCGAGCACACCGGTCCGGTGCATGAGGGCGACACGCTCTACAGCGAGCTGACCATCGACGGCGCCGAGCCGCTGGCGCAGAGCCGCGGTGGTGTGCTGCGGCTGCGGTCGGTGGTGCACGCCGCCGGCCGCGATCCTGCCGACGGGGCCGACCGTGCAGTGCTGGACTGGCGGTTCACCGCGCTGATGTTCTGA
- a CDS encoding CoA transferase has protein sequence MTPVAVPAAVLERARGVAGDVAAMAGIDIDAAELLTGRAALLGLHRRGRISAGGATRLLEGPGGWCAVTLSRPDDVEAVPALVEAHRVTDPWCAVAQRVGDIGVAAFAHRARLLGLPVGVHGEAAAEDPVVQQTGQRARRLLTEALVVDLSSMWAGPLCGALLARAGATVVKVETSNRPDGTRAGSPAFFDWMNGHKLSYRVDLTHPAVLHALLSVADVVIESSRPRALAHRGLGPHQVPGRPGRIWVRITGHGARGPQADWVAFGDDAAVAGGLTCGPDDAPEFCGDAIADPLTGLHAAHAVLMGWQRGGGELIDVAMAAIAAGYADAPRDGDSVSTAAPTISQTAAQLGADNDVVDRIVARRLAEAC, from the coding sequence GTGACTCCCGTGGCCGTCCCTGCCGCCGTGCTTGAGCGTGCCCGCGGCGTCGCGGGGGACGTCGCCGCGATGGCCGGGATCGACATCGACGCCGCCGAGTTGCTGACCGGCCGGGCGGCATTGTTGGGCCTGCACCGCAGGGGCCGGATCTCGGCCGGAGGAGCGACACGGCTGCTCGAAGGACCGGGCGGGTGGTGTGCTGTGACGCTGTCTCGGCCCGACGACGTCGAGGCGGTACCCGCTCTGGTGGAGGCACACCGGGTCACCGACCCGTGGTGCGCGGTGGCTCAGCGGGTGGGCGACATCGGCGTCGCCGCGTTCGCACACCGGGCCCGGCTGTTGGGTCTGCCGGTCGGTGTGCACGGGGAAGCCGCAGCCGAGGACCCGGTCGTGCAGCAGACCGGTCAGCGCGCGCGTCGTCTGCTCACCGAGGCGCTCGTGGTCGATCTGTCGTCGATGTGGGCCGGCCCGTTGTGCGGTGCTCTGCTGGCCCGCGCCGGAGCCACTGTCGTCAAGGTCGAGACCAGCAACCGCCCCGACGGCACCCGCGCCGGATCCCCGGCGTTCTTCGACTGGATGAACGGTCACAAGCTCTCCTACCGCGTGGATCTCACCCATCCAGCCGTGCTGCACGCACTGTTGTCGGTGGCCGACGTCGTCATCGAGTCATCCCGTCCCCGGGCGCTGGCGCACCGCGGACTCGGCCCGCACCAGGTACCGGGCCGCCCCGGGCGGATCTGGGTGCGCATCACCGGGCACGGCGCCCGCGGACCGCAGGCGGACTGGGTGGCCTTCGGCGACGACGCCGCCGTCGCCGGCGGACTCACCTGCGGCCCAGACGATGCGCCGGAGTTCTGCGGCGACGCCATCGCCGACCCGTTGACCGGGCTGCACGCGGCGCACGCGGTGCTGATGGGGTGGCAGCGAGGCGGCGGTGAGCTCATCGACGTGGCGATGGCCGCCATCGCGGCCGGCTACGCGGATGCGCCCCGCGACGGCGATTCGGTCAGTACTGCTGCGCCGACGATTTCGCAGACCGCCGCACAGCTGGGCGCCGACAACGATGTCGTTGACCGCATCGTGGCCCGACGGTTGGCCGAGGCATGCTGA
- a CDS encoding amidohydrolase family protein yields the protein MLIKGATLLDGARADIRLAAHIVEISTEITPAPKEFVLDVAGGTVLPGLHDHHLHVRAAATARVSVRVGPEDVDDRLTLGRRLSAATPDRDGWVRAVGYHEAVAGPLNRVVLDELCPQTPVRVQHRSGVLWFLNSAGLARLGLTGHPDGALASADARWSEALRRAEPDLSAFSTLLCSYGITGITDATPDLDDQGIAALQEAQRRGELRQRLRVLAPGKRILHDDALDLDELTEWIADRHTDAAPVALHCVTAAQLVVALEALRAAGGNPLDRIEHAAVVPDDSLALLAARTVTVVTQPNFVAERGDQYLTDVPAAELHELWRVASLRRAGVGVALSTDAPFGRPDPWAAMRAAVQRRTPSGAIIGAAERVSPIDALTMFLGEPTRPAAARTVTVGAPADLCILSSTPQQTLAELDAGMVAATVIAGEVVYRRD from the coding sequence ATGCTGATCAAAGGAGCCACCCTGCTCGACGGTGCCCGCGCCGACATCCGGCTGGCCGCGCACATCGTCGAGATCTCCACCGAGATCACGCCCGCACCAAAGGAATTCGTCCTTGATGTGGCGGGCGGCACCGTGTTGCCCGGTCTGCACGACCACCACCTGCATGTGCGTGCGGCGGCGACGGCGCGGGTGTCGGTGCGGGTCGGACCCGAGGACGTCGACGATCGTCTGACGCTGGGCCGGCGGCTGAGCGCCGCGACGCCCGACCGCGACGGGTGGGTGCGCGCCGTCGGCTACCACGAAGCGGTGGCGGGACCACTGAACCGTGTCGTGCTCGACGAGCTCTGCCCACAGACGCCGGTGCGCGTCCAGCATCGCAGCGGTGTGCTGTGGTTTCTGAACTCGGCCGGGCTGGCCAGGCTGGGTCTGACCGGCCACCCCGACGGCGCGTTGGCCAGCGCGGATGCCCGCTGGTCGGAGGCGCTGCGCCGCGCAGAGCCGGATCTGAGCGCCTTCAGCACGCTGCTGTGTTCCTACGGGATCACCGGAATCACCGATGCCACACCGGATCTCGATGACCAGGGCATTGCCGCCCTGCAGGAGGCGCAGCGCCGCGGCGAGCTGCGTCAGCGACTGCGGGTGCTGGCGCCGGGCAAACGCATCCTGCACGACGATGCGCTGGATCTCGACGAGTTGACCGAGTGGATCGCCGACCGCCACACCGACGCCGCGCCGGTCGCGCTGCACTGCGTGACCGCCGCCCAACTCGTCGTGGCGCTGGAAGCGTTGCGTGCTGCGGGCGGCAATCCCCTCGACCGGATCGAGCACGCCGCGGTGGTTCCCGATGACAGTCTGGCGCTCCTGGCGGCGCGCACGGTCACCGTGGTGACCCAGCCCAACTTCGTCGCCGAACGCGGCGACCAGTACCTGACCGATGTGCCCGCCGCCGAACTGCACGAGTTGTGGCGGGTCGCGTCCCTGCGGCGGGCAGGAGTTGGCGTCGCGTTGTCGACCGACGCGCCGTTCGGTCGGCCCGACCCGTGGGCCGCGATGCGCGCGGCCGTGCAGCGCCGTACCCCTTCCGGAGCGATTATCGGTGCTGCCGAACGGGTTTCGCCGATCGACGCGCTGACGATGTTCCTCGGCGAACCCACCCGCCCCGCCGCGGCGCGGACGGTGACCGTCGGCGCGCCGGCCGACCTGTGCATCCTGTCCAGCACGCCGCAGCAGACACTTGCCGAACTGGACGCCGGCATGGTCGCGGCCACCGTCATCGCCGGTGAGGTGGTCTACCGGCGCGACTGA
- a CDS encoding alpha/beta hydrolase, with amino-acid sequence MPKVEFHPELRRSARVLPKQMINPTTLPLVRAASRLMWRNARHDPEALTLSSGVEVRLHRPSRATATGPALLWIHGGGYVIGDAAQDDVLCRRFADELAATVVAVNYRLAPEHPYPTPLEDCYTALQWMQALPSVDPARVAIGGASAGGGLAAALALLTRDRGEIDLAAQILVYPMLDDRTVDRADLDNPGHRLWNQSSNRFGWSAYLKDADRDIAVPARRTDLAGLRPAWIGVGTLDLFHDEDLAYAQRLRDAGVPCEVKIVHGAFHGFDGIAPKASVSREFFAGQCALLRTAFAPAAA; translated from the coding sequence GTGCCCAAAGTGGAGTTCCATCCCGAATTGCGCCGCAGCGCGCGCGTGCTGCCCAAGCAGATGATCAACCCGACGACCCTGCCGTTGGTGCGGGCCGCCAGCAGACTGATGTGGCGCAACGCCCGTCACGACCCCGAGGCGTTGACGTTGTCGTCCGGGGTGGAAGTGCGCCTGCACCGACCGTCCCGTGCGACCGCAACCGGTCCGGCACTGCTGTGGATCCACGGTGGGGGTTACGTGATCGGTGATGCCGCGCAGGACGACGTGCTGTGCCGCCGCTTCGCCGACGAACTCGCCGCCACCGTCGTCGCGGTCAACTACCGGCTGGCGCCCGAACACCCCTATCCGACCCCGCTGGAAGACTGCTACACCGCGTTGCAGTGGATGCAGGCGTTGCCGTCCGTCGATCCGGCGCGAGTGGCGATCGGAGGTGCCAGCGCCGGGGGCGGGCTGGCCGCCGCATTGGCCCTGCTGACCCGTGACCGCGGTGAAATCGACCTTGCCGCACAGATTCTGGTGTACCCGATGCTCGATGACCGCACCGTCGACCGCGCCGACCTCGACAACCCAGGCCACCGGCTGTGGAATCAGTCCAGCAACCGGTTCGGCTGGTCGGCCTATCTCAAGGACGCCGACCGCGATATCGCGGTACCGGCCCGGCGCACCGACCTGGCCGGGTTGCGGCCTGCCTGGATCGGCGTCGGGACGTTGGACTTGTTCCACGACGAGGACCTGGCCTACGCGCAACGACTGCGTGACGCCGGGGTGCCGTGTGAGGTCAAGATCGTCCACGGCGCGTTCCACGGCTTTGACGGCATCGCCCCAAAAGCCTCGGTCTCGCGGGAATTTTTCGCCGGCCAGTGCGCGCTGCTGCGCACCGCGTTCGCACCCGCCGCGGCCTGA
- a CDS encoding acyl-CoA dehydrogenase — MSKSALAITDDHQALADAAAGQLDRLDALGRARATLADGSAHPAQMWAAAADLGWLGLAIAEEHGGSGFGLAELAVVLECQGRRLCPGPFLSTVIAAVVIDRCGGHELRATLLPRLTSGDIVAGFGASGAVTAGDDLRVSGSAAAVLGAPDAEVLVLIAGDDVVVVDRGADGVSVTALDALDTTRGLGAVDLTGVGVAAERVLRGAAPRARAVFRILAAAEAVGVSWAALEMSVEYAKVREQFGRTIGTFQAVKHHAANMLVHAETATAATWDAARSDDLDGAHFAAAVAATLASRAQIFNAQNNIQLHGGIGFTWEHDAHLYLRRARTLSALLAAGADPTLDIVDLQRHGHARGASFSLPAEADEYRSQAREAAQRIAALPAEQRRDALVDSGYFVPHWPKPWGRGADVLEQLVIEEEFAEIERADMGITGWVALTIAQAGTAEQRERWVEPVLRGQVMWCQLFSEPGAGSDAAAVRTSAKKVDGGWRITGQKVWTSLAHLCQWGLATVRTDPDAPKHAGVTMMAIDMTADGVTVNPLRGITGDSHFNEVFFDDVFVPDADVVGDVNKGWLVARATLGNERVSIGGGSGAPTAVTPDDLVALLDAAPGPDTELRRAGEVLAELHTLRLLNLRRATRAIAGAEPGPEGNVTKLLVAEAGQRLTELAFDLTGTAAVTGRNEYLMRAYLGNRAMTIAGGTSEITRNTIAERILGLPRDPLLK, encoded by the coding sequence GTGAGTAAGTCAGCGCTCGCCATCACCGACGATCACCAGGCCCTGGCCGACGCCGCGGCCGGCCAGCTCGACCGGCTCGACGCACTGGGCCGGGCCCGGGCCACATTGGCCGACGGGTCAGCGCACCCCGCCCAGATGTGGGCTGCGGCCGCGGATCTCGGGTGGCTGGGGCTGGCGATCGCCGAGGAGCATGGCGGCTCCGGCTTCGGGCTGGCCGAACTGGCCGTGGTGCTGGAATGCCAGGGCCGCCGGTTGTGCCCGGGCCCGTTCCTGTCCACCGTCATCGCCGCGGTGGTCATCGACCGATGCGGCGGCCACGAGTTGCGCGCCACGCTGCTGCCCCGGTTGACCAGCGGCGACATCGTCGCCGGCTTCGGAGCCTCCGGGGCCGTGACCGCCGGGGACGACCTGCGGGTCAGCGGTTCGGCCGCGGCGGTCCTGGGCGCACCCGACGCCGAGGTGCTGGTCCTGATCGCTGGAGACGACGTGGTGGTGGTAGACCGCGGCGCCGACGGTGTGTCGGTGACCGCGCTGGACGCGCTGGACACCACCCGTGGCCTCGGCGCGGTCGACCTGACCGGCGTCGGCGTGGCGGCCGAGCGGGTGCTTCGTGGAGCCGCCCCGCGGGCCCGGGCGGTGTTCCGGATCCTGGCCGCGGCCGAGGCGGTGGGCGTCAGCTGGGCCGCGTTGGAGATGTCGGTCGAATACGCCAAGGTCCGCGAGCAGTTCGGCCGCACCATCGGCACATTCCAGGCGGTCAAGCACCACGCGGCCAACATGCTGGTGCATGCCGAGACCGCCACCGCCGCCACCTGGGACGCGGCCCGCTCCGATGACCTCGACGGCGCGCATTTCGCCGCCGCGGTGGCCGCGACGCTGGCATCTCGCGCGCAGATCTTCAACGCGCAGAACAATATTCAGTTGCACGGCGGCATCGGGTTCACCTGGGAGCACGATGCGCATCTGTACCTGCGGCGCGCCCGTACCCTCTCGGCGCTGCTGGCCGCCGGTGCCGACCCGACGCTCGATATCGTCGACCTGCAGCGGCACGGCCACGCGCGCGGGGCGTCGTTCTCGCTGCCTGCGGAGGCCGACGAGTACCGCAGTCAGGCCCGCGAGGCGGCGCAACGCATCGCTGCACTGCCGGCCGAACAGCGGCGCGACGCGCTGGTCGACTCGGGATACTTCGTCCCGCACTGGCCCAAGCCGTGGGGCCGCGGGGCCGATGTGCTCGAACAACTGGTGATCGAGGAAGAGTTCGCCGAGATCGAGCGGGCCGACATGGGCATCACCGGGTGGGTGGCGCTGACCATCGCGCAGGCCGGCACCGCCGAACAGCGCGAGCGGTGGGTCGAACCGGTGCTGCGCGGCCAGGTCATGTGGTGCCAGTTGTTCTCCGAGCCGGGCGCAGGTTCGGACGCCGCTGCGGTGCGCACGTCGGCCAAGAAGGTCGACGGGGGGTGGCGCATCACCGGGCAGAAGGTGTGGACCAGCCTCGCCCACCTGTGTCAGTGGGGTCTGGCCACGGTGCGCACCGATCCCGACGCCCCCAAGCACGCCGGGGTCACGATGATGGCCATCGACATGACGGCCGACGGCGTGACGGTCAATCCGCTGCGCGGCATCACCGGCGACTCGCACTTCAACGAAGTGTTCTTCGACGACGTGTTCGTGCCCGACGCCGACGTCGTCGGCGACGTGAACAAGGGCTGGCTGGTGGCGCGCGCGACCTTGGGCAACGAGCGGGTGTCGATCGGTGGCGGGTCCGGCGCACCCACCGCGGTAACGCCCGACGATCTGGTCGCCCTGCTCGACGCCGCCCCGGGCCCGGACACCGAGCTGCGCCGGGCCGGGGAGGTCTTGGCCGAGCTGCACACCTTGCGGCTGTTGAACCTTCGCCGGGCCACCCGGGCCATTGCCGGGGCCGAACCCGGGCCGGAGGGCAACGTGACCAAGCTGTTGGTCGCCGAGGCGGGCCAGCGGCTCACCGAGCTGGCGTTCGACCTGACCGGCACCGCCGCGGTGACCGGCCGCAACGAGTACCTCATGCGCGCCTACCTGGGGAACCGGGCGATGACGATCGCCGGTGGCACCTCCGAGATCACCCGCAACACCATCGCCGAACGCATCCTCGGCCTGCCGCGCGACCCTCTGCTGAAGTGA
- a CDS encoding alpha/beta hydrolase, whose translation MTERPDIRYPGPTLTTRLQWLREAGPSDYILAAALASASLPVIGKHLEPFGGLAAAAVWGSRHAPDFVGSITKALTTPGDAKLKQAERDCTNSVTAAALRGIVNPKDLDIEWPVADRMPPLWRMRDHRRHVHKTSVRYGPRPTQLLDVWRRDDLPAHPAPVMIFVPGGAWVHGSRMLQGYALMSYLAQQGWVCLSIDYRVAPHNRWPAHMTDVKTAIAWARANVDRFGGDRNFVTVSGCSAGGHLAALAGLTANDPEFQEELPEGSDTSVDAVVGIYGRYDWEDRSTVERVRFVDFLERVVVRRKIDRHPEVFRKASPIARVHPDAPPFLVVHGTGDSVIPVAQARSFVERMRDVSRATVGYVELPGAGHGFDMTDGARTGATSTAIGLFLNHIHRNYSLVGNKEVI comes from the coding sequence ATGACGGAACGACCGGACATCCGGTACCCCGGCCCCACCCTGACCACCCGCCTGCAATGGCTGCGAGAGGCCGGACCGTCGGATTACATCCTGGCAGCGGCCCTGGCATCGGCCTCGCTACCGGTCATCGGCAAACATCTCGAGCCTTTCGGCGGCTTGGCCGCGGCCGCGGTGTGGGGGTCGCGTCACGCGCCGGACTTCGTCGGCTCGATCACGAAGGCACTGACAACGCCCGGCGACGCCAAGCTCAAGCAGGCGGAGAGGGACTGCACGAACTCCGTCACCGCGGCAGCCCTACGGGGCATCGTCAACCCTAAGGACCTCGACATCGAGTGGCCCGTGGCCGACCGTATGCCTCCGCTGTGGCGGATGCGGGACCACCGCCGTCATGTGCACAAGACCTCGGTGCGCTATGGACCACGCCCCACCCAACTGCTCGACGTGTGGCGACGTGACGATCTGCCCGCCCATCCCGCTCCGGTGATGATCTTCGTTCCGGGCGGCGCCTGGGTGCACGGTAGTCGCATGCTGCAGGGGTATGCGCTGATGTCCTACCTGGCTCAGCAGGGCTGGGTGTGCCTGTCGATCGACTACCGAGTCGCGCCGCACAACCGCTGGCCCGCCCATATGACCGACGTCAAGACCGCCATCGCCTGGGCGCGCGCCAACGTCGACCGCTTCGGTGGAGACCGCAACTTCGTCACCGTGTCCGGATGTTCGGCCGGTGGGCATCTCGCGGCGCTGGCCGGCCTGACGGCCAACGACCCCGAGTTCCAAGAAGAACTCCCCGAGGGTTCGGACACCTCGGTCGACGCGGTGGTGGGTATCTACGGACGTTATGACTGGGAGGACCGGTCGACGGTGGAGCGGGTCCGCTTCGTCGACTTCCTGGAACGTGTCGTGGTGCGGCGGAAGATCGACCGGCATCCCGAAGTGTTCCGCAAGGCGTCGCCGATCGCCCGGGTGCATCCGGATGCGCCGCCGTTCCTGGTGGTGCACGGAACCGGGGACAGCGTGATCCCGGTTGCTCAGGCGCGCAGCTTCGTCGAACGGATGCGCGACGTGTCCCGCGCGACGGTCGGCTACGTCGAACTACCCGGGGCCGGCCACGGCTTCGACATGACCGACGGTGCCCGCACCGGCGCGACGTCCACTGCAATCGGGTTGTTCCTCAATCACATTCACCGAAACTACAGCCTCGTCGGGAACAAAGAGGTTATATAG
- a CDS encoding wax ester/triacylglycerol synthase family O-acyltransferase: protein MKRLRGWDAVLLYSETPNVHMHTLKLAVVELSGLGGATFGVEELRKVIHSRLYKLDPFRWELVDIPFKFHHPMWRENAEVDLEYHVRPYRVDSPGGRRQLDEAVGRIASTPLDRSRPLWEMYLIEGLANDRIAVLGKIHHALADGVASANLLARGMDLQAGPEGDRDSYFTEPPPSRGELVRTAFTDHLRQIAKIPSTMRYTAQGVRRVRQSPHKFSPELTRPFTPPPSFMNHMLDSTRKFATATLALADVKQTGKHLGVTINDMVLSMSAGALRNLLLRHDGRADHPLLASVPVSFDFSPDRISGNYFTGVLVSLPVDVEDPLERVRAAHAAAEVGKESNNLIGPELVSRWSAYLPQAPAEALFRWLSSRDGQNKVMNLPISNVPGPRERARVGGALVTEIYSVGPLTAGSGLNITVWSYVDQLNISVLSDGKTLDDPHELTDAMVDAFREIRTAAGLSADLTVVESAMAP, encoded by the coding sequence GTGAAGAGGCTTCGCGGTTGGGACGCTGTGCTGCTCTACAGCGAAACACCGAACGTGCACATGCACACGCTGAAGCTGGCCGTCGTCGAGCTCTCCGGTCTGGGTGGCGCCACCTTCGGTGTCGAGGAGCTTCGCAAGGTCATCCACAGCAGGCTCTACAAGCTCGATCCGTTCCGCTGGGAGCTGGTCGACATCCCGTTCAAGTTTCACCACCCGATGTGGCGGGAGAACGCCGAAGTCGACCTCGAGTACCACGTCCGTCCGTACCGCGTCGACTCCCCGGGTGGGCGACGCCAGCTCGACGAGGCGGTCGGCCGGATCGCCAGCACCCCGCTGGACCGCAGCCGTCCGCTGTGGGAGATGTATCTGATCGAGGGCCTGGCCAACGACCGCATCGCGGTGCTCGGAAAAATCCACCATGCCCTCGCCGACGGCGTCGCGTCAGCGAACCTGCTGGCCCGCGGCATGGACCTGCAAGCCGGTCCCGAAGGTGACCGGGATTCCTATTTCACCGAACCCCCGCCGTCCCGGGGCGAACTGGTACGCACGGCGTTCACCGACCACCTCCGCCAGATCGCGAAGATCCCGTCGACGATGCGCTACACCGCCCAGGGCGTGCGGCGGGTACGGCAGAGCCCGCACAAATTCTCACCCGAGCTGACCCGTCCGTTCACGCCGCCACCGTCGTTCATGAACCACATGCTCGACTCGACACGCAAATTCGCCACTGCCACATTGGCTTTGGCCGATGTCAAACAGACCGGCAAACATCTGGGCGTGACGATCAACGATATGGTGCTGTCGATGTCAGCCGGTGCGCTGCGCAACCTGTTGCTACGCCATGACGGTCGCGCCGATCATCCGCTGCTGGCCTCGGTGCCGGTCAGCTTCGACTTCTCACCCGACCGCATCTCCGGCAACTACTTCACCGGGGTGTTGGTCAGCCTGCCCGTCGACGTCGAAGACCCGCTCGAACGGGTCCGCGCCGCGCACGCGGCAGCCGAAGTGGGCAAGGAAAGCAACAATCTGATCGGCCCTGAACTGGTCAGCCGTTGGTCTGCCTACCTGCCGCAGGCCCCGGCCGAGGCGTTGTTCCGTTGGCTGTCCAGCCGCGACGGCCAGAACAAGGTGATGAACCTGCCGATCTCCAACGTGCCCGGGCCGCGGGAGCGGGCCCGGGTCGGCGGTGCTCTAGTCACCGAGATCTATTCGGTCGGCCCGCTCACCGCGGGCAGCGGCCTGAACATCACGGTGTGGAGTTACGTCGATCAGCTCAACATCTCGGTGCTCTCCGACGGCAAGACATTGGACGACCCGCACGAGCTCACCGACGCGATGGTCGATGCGTTCCGTGAAATACGCACTGCAGCAGGGCTTTCCGCTGATCTGACGGTCGTCGAATCCGCTATGGCCCCATAG
- a CDS encoding TetR/AcrR family transcriptional regulator: MAPPEARDGIGERIHAAALDLLRARGPRAVTMQAVTEATGIAKTTLYRRHPNRRALLASALKSLTLRASLPAGADTEQRMRWAVEQSVEVITHGIGVGGFAALLTNEDPEFSDAFRTILGAHRAQAIEALGCDGTDGDTVIDMIVGSYVAELARAAQVDENWGERVASILRRLPNR; the protein is encoded by the coding sequence ATGGCCCCGCCGGAAGCACGCGACGGGATCGGCGAGCGGATTCATGCCGCGGCCCTCGACCTGCTGCGCGCGCGAGGACCCCGGGCGGTCACCATGCAGGCTGTCACCGAAGCGACCGGAATAGCCAAGACCACGCTCTACCGCCGCCACCCCAATCGACGCGCGCTCCTGGCCTCGGCGCTGAAGTCATTGACACTGCGGGCGTCTCTGCCGGCGGGCGCCGACACCGAGCAGCGCATGCGCTGGGCAGTCGAGCAATCAGTCGAGGTGATCACTCACGGCATCGGTGTCGGCGGATTCGCCGCGCTGCTGACCAACGAGGATCCCGAATTCAGCGACGCGTTCCGGACCATCCTCGGCGCACACCGCGCCCAGGCCATCGAGGCGCTGGGCTGCGATGGCACTGACGGAGACACCGTGATCGACATGATCGTCGGCAGCTACGTGGCCGAGTTGGCGCGTGCCGCACAGGTCGATGAGAACTGGGGTGAGCGGGTCGCTTCGATCCTGCGACGACTACCGAACCGCTGA
- a CDS encoding alpha/beta hydrolase: protein MAFRLRKPRPLLRAGVELLNAANGVRPLAREGYLTIPVFAFGWPTSEMSPLYMAGSMLDAGRRGLRGDFNGKRGRLALLLHAVGWALLYLIHRRNVASQPHFEDPLRDALGENYQAISEAAKSGRRRLIGVWPNELIRRRYVEKAGTVRYGPHPSVNHADIWRRSDLPRDGKAPVLLQIPGGAWAIGMRRPQAYPLLSHLAEHGWVCVSIDYRVSPRHTWPDHIVDVKRALAWIKDNIADYGGDPDFVAVSGGSAGGHLTSLVALTADDPQYQPGFEDIDTSVVAAVPIYGRYDWVSARGSGRKEFIAFLQRLVVKKPISGHRQIYTDASPLHRVRPDAPPFFILHGQDDSIIPVPEGREFAEALQKISTAPVVYAEIPHAQHAFDFYYGSPRAHYTAQAVEEFLSWVQAKRQAVLGQPDSAVR from the coding sequence ATCGCGTTCAGACTACGTAAGCCCCGGCCGCTGCTGCGCGCCGGAGTCGAACTGCTCAACGCCGCCAACGGGGTACGCCCGCTGGCCCGCGAGGGCTACCTGACCATTCCGGTGTTCGCGTTCGGCTGGCCGACCTCGGAGATGTCGCCGCTGTACATGGCCGGATCGATGCTCGACGCCGGGAGACGCGGGCTGCGCGGCGATTTCAACGGTAAACGAGGGCGACTTGCGCTCCTGCTGCATGCCGTCGGCTGGGCGCTGCTGTATCTGATCCACCGGCGCAACGTGGCGTCGCAACCACACTTCGAGGACCCGCTGCGTGACGCACTCGGTGAGAACTACCAGGCGATCTCCGAAGCCGCGAAGTCCGGCCGGCGCCGCCTGATCGGTGTATGGCCCAACGAACTGATCCGCCGGCGCTACGTCGAGAAGGCCGGCACCGTTCGCTATGGGCCGCATCCGTCGGTCAACCACGCCGACATCTGGCGTCGGTCCGATCTGCCCCGCGATGGCAAAGCGCCTGTGCTTCTGCAGATCCCGGGCGGCGCATGGGCGATCGGGATGCGTCGCCCCCAGGCCTATCCATTGCTGAGCCACCTGGCCGAGCACGGCTGGGTGTGCGTGTCGATCGACTACCGGGTCAGCCCGCGTCACACCTGGCCCGACCACATCGTCGACGTCAAACGCGCGTTGGCGTGGATCAAGGACAACATCGCCGACTACGGTGGCGATCCTGACTTCGTCGCCGTCTCGGGCGGGTCCGCGGGCGGCCATCTCACGTCATTGGTGGCGCTGACCGCCGATGACCCGCAGTACCAGCCAGGATTCGAGGACATCGACACCTCCGTGGTGGCCGCGGTGCCGATCTACGGCCGCTACGACTGGGTGTCGGCGCGAGGCAGCGGGCGCAAAGAGTTCATCGCGTTCCTGCAGCGTCTGGTGGTCAAGAAGCCGATCTCCGGTCACCGGCAGATCTACACCGATGCCTCACCGCTGCACCGGGTGCGTCCGGACGCCCCGCCGTTCTTCATCCTGCACGGTCAGGACGACTCGATCATTCCGGTCCCGGAAGGACGCGAGTTCGCTGAAGCGCTGCAGAAGATCTCGACCGCGCCCGTGGTGTACGCCGAGATACCGCACGCCCAACACGCGTTCGACTTCTACTACGGATCTCCGCGCGCGCACTACACCGCCCAGGCCGTCGAGGAGTTTCTGTCCTGGGTGCAGGCCAAGCGCCAGGCGGTGCTCGGCCAACCCGACTCAGCGGTTCGGTAG